The proteins below are encoded in one region of Deinococcus metalli:
- a CDS encoding DUF11 domain-containing protein: MSPLRPHTVLRAVLAALAFPALAGAAGTPAGTAIRNQASTTFSPPGASDQVQVDSNAVVTTVQAVCAVSVSPDGTAARPARVQAVRAGESAVFAYTVVNAGNAAQTFALSGTVGADSTVTPPLRLVLDANGNGHPDAGEPDVRAVTLDADATAAVLLVTGGSGPGDAWVNVGAACPGGPEDTDNVSQLHVGPPADLALGKTFTPAVLSPGQETAVALRAVNGGAGDSRALVLADDLSAQAAAGLVFVPGSAAASRGSVEYSPDGVTWSAQEITPVRAVRVRVDSLAPGETLRVDFRMRAQAAAENHVIANTVTLSDGDAPLSATASADVRYTPAVALGPVGNAQASELGPDDGQSRPLAALGQTVCFDHTLLNTGDVRDAYTVTVDVAGATVTLLSADGAPLAQPVGLDPGQSAPVRVCYVPTQAGALAATVTATGARGPYNATRDVIARVEAQLPQLEKSAVATTTAPDGKAVTIPEGGTVTEGDTITYTLRVHNPYARALSGVALRDAVPAHVDVTDAGGGSVSGVPGQQVVEWTLAALDAGETRAVTLVTRVSARATDGEALLNTFTFRSAELPGTLESNRVSTAVWSARLAITKTVSATEATYGDVLTYTLQITNASATTDIRDAVITDSPVAGLAYVPGTSALDGAALADPDPAGNTLRWHVPLLAAGKTVALTYHMRVTPAASGDLVNVVEVTGTGGGGTARAVASNRATAVTKLNVLRFAPLSDIVGTVYVDRNRNGRFDAGLDTPVPRARILLAGGRQAITDDQGRYSFLNVPSGTQALRLDPGTTPYPPLNVARGGGLSGTQTVTVSGLTGVDFPLAPLGGDISALRRTTLRMGDVRVEKTVYAVDGGYAVTLTVRTPRPLTGVSLVDPLPAGAVLKDGGQTYAGTLPAGDTTLTYTFAWSGDPRNATTDPTLTWTP; this comes from the coding sequence GTGAGTCCGCTTCGCCCCCACACGGTTCTGCGCGCGGTGCTCGCCGCCCTGGCCTTCCCGGCCCTGGCGGGGGCGGCCGGCACGCCCGCCGGCACCGCCATCCGCAACCAGGCGAGCACCACCTTCAGCCCGCCGGGCGCGTCGGATCAGGTGCAGGTGGACAGCAACGCCGTGGTCACGACCGTGCAGGCCGTGTGCGCCGTGAGCGTGTCGCCGGACGGCACCGCCGCGCGGCCTGCGCGGGTGCAGGCGGTGCGGGCCGGCGAGAGCGCCGTGTTCGCGTACACGGTCGTGAACGCCGGGAACGCCGCGCAGACCTTCGCGCTGTCCGGCACCGTCGGAGCTGACAGCACGGTCACGCCCCCCCTGCGGCTGGTGCTGGACGCCAACGGCAACGGCCATCCGGACGCGGGCGAGCCGGACGTGAGGGCGGTGACCCTGGACGCGGACGCCACGGCGGCCGTGCTGCTGGTCACCGGCGGGAGCGGCCCGGGCGACGCGTGGGTGAACGTGGGCGCCGCGTGCCCCGGCGGCCCCGAGGACACCGACAACGTCTCGCAGCTGCACGTGGGGCCACCCGCCGACCTGGCCCTCGGCAAGACCTTCACGCCCGCCGTGCTGAGCCCCGGGCAGGAGACGGCGGTGGCCCTGCGCGCCGTGAACGGCGGAGCGGGCGACAGCCGCGCGCTGGTGCTCGCGGACGACCTGAGCGCGCAGGCGGCGGCGGGTCTGGTGTTCGTGCCGGGCAGCGCCGCCGCCAGCCGCGGCAGCGTGGAGTACAGCCCGGACGGCGTGACGTGGAGCGCGCAGGAGATCACGCCGGTGCGCGCCGTGCGCGTGCGCGTGGACTCCCTGGCGCCCGGCGAGACCCTGCGCGTGGACTTCCGCATGCGCGCCCAGGCCGCCGCCGAGAACCATGTCATCGCCAACACCGTCACGCTGAGCGATGGCGACGCCCCGCTGAGCGCCACGGCCAGCGCGGACGTGCGCTACACGCCCGCCGTGGCCCTCGGCCCGGTCGGCAACGCGCAGGCCTCCGAACTCGGCCCGGACGACGGGCAGAGCCGGCCGCTGGCGGCGCTGGGCCAGACCGTGTGCTTCGACCACACCCTGCTGAACACCGGCGACGTCCGCGACGCGTACACCGTGACCGTGGACGTCGCCGGGGCGACGGTGACGCTGCTCAGCGCTGACGGTGCGCCGCTCGCGCAGCCCGTGGGGCTCGATCCCGGCCAGAGCGCGCCCGTGCGCGTGTGCTACGTGCCCACGCAGGCCGGAGCGCTCGCCGCGACCGTCACCGCGACCGGGGCGCGCGGTCCTTACAACGCCACCCGCGACGTCATCGCGCGGGTCGAGGCGCAGCTGCCGCAGCTCGAGAAGTCCGCCGTGGCGACCACCACCGCCCCCGACGGCAAGGCCGTCACGATTCCGGAGGGCGGCACCGTGACGGAGGGCGACACCATCACGTACACCCTGCGCGTGCACAACCCCTACGCGCGGGCGCTGAGCGGCGTGGCGCTGCGCGACGCCGTGCCCGCGCACGTGGACGTGACGGACGCTGGCGGCGGCAGCGTGAGCGGCGTGCCCGGGCAGCAGGTGGTGGAGTGGACGCTCGCCGCCCTGGACGCCGGGGAGACCCGCGCCGTGACCCTCGTAACCCGGGTGAGCGCGCGCGCCACCGACGGCGAGGCGCTGCTGAACACCTTCACCTTCCGCAGCGCCGAGCTGCCGGGCACGCTGGAGAGCAACCGCGTGAGCACCGCCGTGTGGTCGGCGCGGCTGGCAATCACCAAGACCGTCAGCGCCACGGAGGCGACGTACGGCGACGTGCTCACCTACACCCTCCAGATCACCAACGCCTCGGCCACCACCGACATCCGTGACGCCGTGATCACCGACTCGCCGGTGGCCGGGCTGGCGTACGTGCCCGGCACCAGCGCCCTGGACGGCGCCGCGCTGGCCGACCCGGACCCCGCGGGCAACACGCTGCGCTGGCACGTGCCGCTGCTGGCGGCGGGCAAGACCGTGGCCCTCACGTACCACATGCGCGTGACGCCGGCCGCCAGCGGTGACCTCGTGAACGTCGTGGAGGTCACGGGCACAGGGGGCGGCGGCACTGCCCGCGCGGTCGCGAGTAACCGCGCCACTGCCGTGACGAAGCTGAACGTGCTGCGCTTCGCGCCGCTGTCGGACATCGTGGGCACGGTCTATGTGGACCGCAACCGCAACGGCCGCTTCGACGCCGGGCTCGACACGCCGGTGCCGCGCGCCCGCATCCTGCTCGCCGGGGGCCGCCAGGCGATCACCGACGACCAGGGCCGTTACTCGTTCCTGAACGTGCCCAGCGGCACGCAGGCGCTGCGCCTCGACCCGGGCACCACGCCGTACCCGCCGCTGAACGTGGCGCGGGGCGGCGGCCTGAGCGGCACGCAGACCGTGACCGTGAGCGGCCTGACCGGGGTGGACTTCCCGCTCGCCCCTCTGGGCGGGGATATCAGCGCGCTGCGCCGTACGACGCTGCGTATGGGCGACGTGCGCGTCGAGAAGACCGTGTACGCCGTGGACGGCGGCTACGCGGTCACGCTGACGGTCCGCACGCCGCGCCCGCTGACCGGCGTGAGCCTCGTCGATCCCCTTCCGGCGGGGGCCGTGCTGAAAGACGGTGGACAGACCTACGCCGGTACGCTGCCCGCGGGTGACACCACCCTGACGTACACCTTCGCCTGGAGCGGAGATCCCCGCAACGCCACCACGGACCCCACCCTGACCTGGACGCCCTGA
- a CDS encoding DUF11 domain-containing protein — MPTDPVRLATALTALLAAGAGAGAQDTGSATTLPLTSVGKPLMWSVGDQQLRLDVPVAGRVRLELYSPRLDPADYRGDTYYGDERYVPGESVTTTFTLLDEADQPVLTRTYTPGAQEWDTLLDRELPAGQYRLQASTQGHAKNTFAVRLGGVSAALSADTLTVNIHSREWVPALKLTLDGQPHVLRMYDGDGPEELDARLRADDGTVYPLPVSADLDEVDLPLPLRAGGYTLELRQPPAARQFSNTVGFRVTRAGQPTPITLGRVDRTGTLKVSAQLVLPGGAQPTGADVLIGAVPTRVDGQLTQTVPAGRYAVTPAAVPGAQVEAGPAVDVPEHGQAEATVRVRPQVQLSVAADKTVVCPGDTVTVTARADTAYAGELPLDLSVDAPGLTLHTPAAVQGTLTAGTPGELVVTGTATQAGPLTVRAVLAGWNQTRDVHVDVRPDATSVTLQRAPLGPATVGDVIPVRVTVTNTAGVPVPFLLHDQPGAGLEAMERAELDGTLLPGESRTLAYSARVTQPGELRAEASLVSEGCAATQTVQGTVLAHAAPQPAPAAPTPVVDAPAPAEAVTVPLPSPAAAPALPAVERVSTVTLPFDAPGQARELVVAQAIPDGAALVPGSSRVDGEVVADPLRGPSGVAYWTLPQRSAAKATVRGAVTYDLAHTVALADLPAPALLARYAGDRSEVLMGQLDQADLKAAAPQGSAESATENSGAIKQPLDGSLIRVRDRIAVVVEQAAGQSGALSVNGQVVGGDRIGEITEDGVRGVTRITYVGVPLRPGPNTLQLGTDTVTVHLAGPTAQLRVQPEQLVADGSTPLRVRFRALDAYGHTSAQTTVSLRSTLEITTPDAAPGESGFQLRLVNGEGVLELQPQSSPTTLTLDVLDGGAVQPYTFEVRPDGHRVGVGMLSATLGLDGHLSVADDLRVQARASLETPLGSGKLYVAADTGGLPTDRDPLQRNAVSGDRSTESAPLQGLDPVALTYDHPDFRVDYRQSSVPVDVLPVGEQLTALTASSKGAARVSGFVALVPEDRVTGQRIVPEGTRLLRLPTGGIEDGSETLTLLTREHGTGKELRRLTLRRNVDYLLDVRTGIITLARALDPVDADLNDVVVVADYRLQSALGHRTLAAGAQFRYTARTYSVGVAAVRLDDAVTVGARATYDDGTVRADGLLAYSGGLQASVDAGVKLGADTAVAAKLRYQDAGYAGLAPIAPGLTVGVDATRRISPTLTASAQAEYHDTGADAARVQGGSVTARADYQLAPFTVGAGLKSAFGDQHGLAAVVGVGYHRSPVDVDITHSQPLGGAGGTLDSTTTVTTRYALTDTLTLGLTDQLNWRTGNTAAVTLDSTLGATNYAATYDLPGSGGQGNRARFGVTTALPLGERLSAGLRGSATYDLNAARGELGAGADLHYTSDGVVATTGTDVTVGARGFGVVLRGGVSGRLTDQLTVTADGLVEFGAGKGGVRAAVGYAYRSAALNSLGTVRYVTGTLAGGAPEFSSTLAAEYRQANWAVRGGLDTRTLLDDPGSFTLQGSVGATVYVTDYFGLGAWGRAVTQPGSHTAQYGLGLEASVRALPGTWITAGYNPVGFDGVGTTYTKRGAYLRVDLTLDDSLLSGQNADAAQP, encoded by the coding sequence ATGCCCACCGACCCCGTTCGCCTCGCCACCGCCCTGACGGCCCTGCTGGCCGCCGGGGCGGGCGCCGGCGCGCAGGACACCGGGAGCGCCACCACGCTGCCGCTGACCAGCGTGGGCAAGCCGCTGATGTGGTCTGTCGGGGACCAGCAGCTGCGGCTGGACGTGCCGGTGGCCGGCCGGGTGCGGCTGGAACTGTACTCGCCGCGCCTCGACCCGGCCGACTACCGCGGCGACACGTACTACGGTGACGAGCGCTACGTGCCGGGCGAGAGTGTCACGACGACCTTCACGCTGCTCGACGAAGCGGACCAGCCGGTGCTGACGCGGACGTACACGCCGGGCGCGCAGGAGTGGGACACGCTGCTCGACCGCGAGCTGCCTGCCGGGCAGTACCGGCTGCAGGCGAGCACCCAGGGCCACGCGAAGAACACCTTCGCGGTGCGGCTGGGCGGCGTCAGCGCGGCCCTGAGCGCCGACACGCTGACCGTGAACATCCACTCGCGCGAGTGGGTGCCGGCCCTGAAGCTCACCCTGGACGGCCAGCCGCACGTGCTGCGCATGTACGACGGCGACGGCCCCGAGGAACTCGACGCGCGGCTGCGCGCCGACGACGGTACCGTCTACCCCCTGCCGGTCAGCGCGGACCTGGACGAGGTGGACCTGCCGCTGCCGCTGCGCGCCGGCGGGTACACGCTGGAACTGCGTCAGCCGCCCGCGGCGCGCCAGTTCAGCAACACCGTCGGCTTCCGCGTGACCCGCGCCGGCCAGCCCACACCGATCACGCTGGGCCGCGTGGACCGCACCGGCACGCTGAAGGTCAGCGCGCAGCTCGTGCTGCCCGGCGGCGCGCAGCCCACCGGTGCGGACGTGCTGATCGGCGCGGTGCCCACGCGCGTGGACGGCCAGCTCACGCAGACGGTGCCGGCCGGGCGCTACGCCGTGACGCCGGCCGCCGTGCCCGGCGCGCAGGTCGAGGCGGGTCCCGCCGTGGACGTGCCCGAGCACGGGCAGGCCGAGGCGACCGTGCGCGTGCGCCCGCAGGTGCAGCTGAGTGTCGCCGCCGACAAGACCGTGGTGTGCCCCGGCGACACCGTGACGGTCACCGCCCGCGCGGACACGGCCTACGCGGGCGAGCTGCCGCTCGACCTGAGCGTGGACGCGCCGGGCCTGACCCTGCACACGCCGGCCGCCGTGCAGGGCACCCTGACGGCGGGCACGCCCGGCGAACTCGTCGTGACCGGCACCGCCACGCAGGCCGGGCCGCTGACGGTCCGCGCGGTGCTGGCCGGGTGGAACCAGACCCGCGACGTGCACGTGGATGTCCGCCCCGACGCGACCAGCGTGACCCTCCAGCGCGCGCCGCTGGGCCCCGCGACCGTCGGCGACGTGATCCCGGTGCGCGTGACGGTCACGAACACCGCCGGCGTGCCCGTGCCGTTCCTGCTGCACGACCAGCCGGGCGCAGGCCTGGAAGCGATGGAGCGCGCGGAACTGGACGGCACGCTCCTCCCCGGCGAGAGCCGCACCCTGGCGTACTCCGCCCGCGTGACGCAGCCCGGCGAGTTGCGCGCCGAGGCGTCGCTGGTCAGCGAGGGCTGCGCCGCCACCCAGACCGTGCAGGGCACCGTGCTCGCCCACGCCGCGCCGCAGCCCGCGCCCGCCGCGCCCACGCCGGTCGTGGACGCTCCCGCGCCGGCCGAAGCCGTGACCGTGCCCCTCCCGTCCCCGGCGGCCGCGCCGGCCCTGCCCGCCGTGGAGCGCGTCAGCACCGTCACGCTGCCGTTCGACGCGCCGGGGCAGGCGCGGGAACTCGTGGTCGCGCAGGCGATCCCGGACGGCGCGGCGCTGGTGCCCGGCAGCAGCCGCGTGGACGGCGAGGTCGTCGCGGACCCGCTGCGCGGCCCGAGCGGCGTGGCGTACTGGACCCTGCCGCAGCGCAGCGCCGCGAAGGCCACCGTGCGCGGCGCCGTGACCTACGACCTGGCGCACACGGTGGCGCTGGCCGACCTGCCGGCCCCGGCCCTGCTCGCCCGTTACGCCGGCGACCGCAGCGAAGTGCTGATGGGGCAGCTCGACCAGGCCGACCTGAAGGCCGCCGCGCCGCAAGGCAGCGCCGAGAGCGCCACCGAGAACAGTGGGGCCATCAAGCAGCCGCTGGACGGTAGCCTGATCCGCGTGCGCGACCGCATTGCCGTGGTGGTCGAGCAGGCCGCCGGGCAGAGCGGCGCGCTGAGCGTGAACGGGCAGGTCGTGGGCGGTGACCGCATCGGCGAGATCACCGAGGACGGCGTGCGCGGCGTCACGCGGATCACCTACGTGGGCGTGCCGCTGCGGCCCGGCCCGAACACGTTGCAGCTCGGCACCGACACCGTCACCGTCCACCTCGCCGGGCCGACCGCGCAGCTCCGGGTGCAGCCCGAGCAGCTCGTCGCGGACGGCAGCACGCCCCTGCGCGTGCGGTTCCGGGCGCTGGACGCCTACGGCCACACCAGCGCCCAGACGACCGTGAGCCTGCGCAGCACCCTGGAGATCACCACCCCGGACGCCGCGCCCGGCGAGAGCGGCTTCCAGCTGCGGCTGGTGAACGGCGAGGGCGTGCTGGAGCTCCAGCCGCAGTCGTCGCCCACCACCCTGACGCTCGACGTGCTGGACGGCGGGGCGGTGCAGCCCTACACCTTCGAGGTGCGCCCCGACGGCCACCGCGTCGGCGTGGGCATGCTGAGCGCCACGCTGGGGCTGGACGGCCACCTGAGCGTGGCGGACGACCTGCGCGTGCAGGCCCGTGCGTCGCTGGAGACCCCGCTGGGCAGCGGCAAGCTGTACGTCGCGGCCGACACGGGCGGTCTGCCCACCGACCGCGATCCGCTGCAGCGCAACGCCGTGTCCGGCGACCGCAGCACCGAGAGCGCGCCCCTGCAGGGGCTGGACCCCGTGGCCCTGACCTACGACCATCCGGACTTCCGGGTGGACTACCGGCAGAGCAGCGTGCCCGTCGACGTGCTGCCGGTGGGCGAGCAGCTCACGGCGCTGACCGCGTCCAGCAAGGGCGCGGCGCGGGTATCGGGCTTCGTGGCGCTGGTGCCCGAGGACCGCGTGACGGGCCAGCGTATCGTGCCCGAGGGCACCCGCCTGCTGCGCCTGCCGACCGGCGGCATCGAGGACGGCAGCGAGACCCTGACGCTCCTCACGCGCGAGCACGGCACCGGCAAGGAACTGCGCCGCTTGACGCTGCGCCGCAACGTGGATTACCTGCTCGACGTCCGCACCGGCATCATCACCCTGGCGCGCGCCCTGGACCCCGTGGACGCCGACCTGAACGACGTGGTGGTGGTCGCCGACTACCGCCTGCAGAGCGCGCTGGGCCACCGGACGCTCGCAGCGGGTGCGCAGTTCCGGTACACGGCCCGCACGTACTCGGTCGGCGTGGCGGCCGTGCGGCTGGACGACGCTGTGACGGTGGGCGCGCGCGCCACCTACGACGACGGCACCGTGCGCGCCGACGGCCTGCTCGCGTACTCCGGCGGCCTGCAGGCCAGTGTGGACGCCGGCGTGAAACTCGGCGCCGACACCGCCGTCGCGGCGAAACTGCGCTACCAGGACGCGGGCTACGCGGGCCTGGCGCCCATCGCGCCGGGCCTGACGGTCGGGGTGGACGCCACCCGCCGGATCAGCCCGACCCTCACGGCGAGCGCGCAGGCCGAGTACCACGACACCGGCGCCGACGCGGCCCGCGTTCAGGGCGGCAGCGTGACCGCCCGCGCCGACTATCAGCTCGCGCCGTTCACCGTCGGGGCCGGCCTCAAGAGCGCGTTCGGCGATCAGCACGGTCTGGCCGCCGTGGTCGGCGTGGGCTACCACCGCTCTCCCGTGGACGTGGACATAACGCACAGCCAGCCGCTGGGGGGCGCCGGTGGCACGCTCGACTCCACGACCACCGTCACCACCCGCTACGCGCTGACGGACACGCTCACGCTGGGCCTGACCGACCAGCTCAACTGGCGCACCGGGAACACGGCCGCCGTGACGCTGGACTCCACGCTGGGCGCCACCAACTACGCCGCCACCTACGACCTGCCGGGCAGCGGCGGGCAGGGCAACCGTGCGCGCTTCGGCGTGACCACCGCCCTGCCGCTGGGCGAGCGGCTCTCGGCGGGCCTGCGCGGCTCGGCCACCTACGACCTGAACGCGGCGCGCGGCGAACTCGGCGCGGGCGCGGACCTGCACTACACGTCGGACGGCGTGGTCGCCACGACCGGCACCGACGTCACCGTGGGCGCGCGGGGCTTCGGGGTGGTGCTGCGCGGCGGCGTCAGCGGCCGCCTGACGGACCAGCTGACCGTGACGGCCGACGGCCTGGTGGAATTCGGGGCGGGCAAGGGGGGCGTGCGCGCCGCCGTGGGCTACGCGTACCGCAGCGCGGCCCTGAACTCGCTCGGCACCGTCCGCTACGTCACGGGCACCCTGGCGGGCGGCGCGCCGGAATTCAGCAGCACGCTCGCCGCCGAGTACCGCCAGGCGAACTGGGCGGTGCGCGGCGGCCTGGACACCCGCACCCTGCTGGACGACCCCGGCAGCTTCACCCTCCAGGGCAGCGTGGGCGCCACCGTCTACGTCACGGACTACTTCGGGCTGGGCGCGTGGGGCCGCGCGGTCACCCAGCCCGGCAGCCACACTGCCCAGTACGGCCTGGGCCTGGAGGCCAGCGTGCGCGCGCTGCCCGGCACGTGGATCACCGCCGGCTACAATCCGGTCGGCTTCGACGGCGTGGGCACCACCTACACCAAGAGGGGCGCGTACCTGCGCGTGGACCTCACCCTGGACGACTCGCTGCTGTCCGGCCAGAACGCCGACGCCGCCCAGCCCTGA